AATCTTTAGGTGAACTAGCTAAAATCTCTCCAGAAAAATTCATTCCTTTATATGAAAAAGGAATCCGTGATTCTGATTGGGAGGTAACACGCGCTACTGCCGAATCTTTAGGTGAACTAGCTAAAATCTCTCCAGAAAAATTCATTCCTTTATATGAAAAAGGAATCCGTGATTCTGATGTGGATGTAAGATGCGCTACTGCCGAATCTTTAGGTGAACTAGCTAAAATATTTGATTACAATCAAGAAAAAAGAATAAGAACTGTTTTTTTGGAGAAAAACAAGCTGTCAGAAACAGATTTAAACTTTTTTTATCAAGTAATCATCACCCTTCTTAAACATAATGAAGAGTTATCTAAATGTATCAAAGATTATCTTCCTCGTTATCTTTATCTGAAAAAATTAGCCAACGAAGTGAATGAACATATTGATGAAACTAAACGATGGCAAAATCCGGAAGAATTCTTTATCAACCACAATCTTGATATCGTTAATCTCTTCTTAATTGATCCCAATCTTTCCACTCAACTCTTTAAAAATCATTTAATCAGAGGCTTATCTTTTACCGAAGCTTATCTTGAAGTAATTCATCCTATCTTAGATAATCCTTCTTTTATCGAACCAATCAAAGCCTATCTTCAAACCAATAAAAACCTCGATGGCTACAATTTCTCTGATCTTTTAGAAATCGCTGCTGCTTACCATACCTTAAAAGCTCCAGAGTTATTCGCTCAAGTCTTTCAATCTCCTTCCTCTAATTTTGAAGAATTAAAACTCACTCTCAATAAGAATTTATTAAAGAAAGTAGCTGAAGATTTAAACATTAAAACCGAAATCAAAGACCAAGATCTTACTCAATGGAAACTCAAATATATTGCTAATCTCGTTACTAATCAAACTTTAATTAAAGAAAAATGTGATGAAGAAATCCTAGAATTTACCAATGCTGTCTTAAAATCAGTCTTTGAAAACAGATTTCAAGAATTTATCTCTGCTTTAAACCAAAAAGACGAAATTGGCAGAGAAATTGCCAAACACAACCAAAAAGTAGAACAAGAATTTAAAAAATACAACATTAACTGGGACAATTGGCTCAACTTCAAAGAACAATTAATTATGACTGTTGGCACAGCCAAAAAACAAAATCAAGAAGCCTTATTTAACCAATTCGAAAATCGTCTCCAATACTGGATTGATTCTATTACCGAACCCTCATTAAAACGCAGCTTAGAAAAAGACCTTATTCAGCTCAAACAAAAGAAAAAAGAATTTGATCCTTCAAAAATCAATCTTAATGACCCTCACTGGCTTGAACAACTTCTTCCAACCTATACCAAAAGCCTAAATTACCTTAAAAACAAAAATCCCAATTTTGAACTTCCTAATCAAACCCAGGAAGCTTTTGGTCATCTTTTAGAAACCATTAAATCCTTAACCGAACAACAACAAAAAGAACAAACATTGAAAAAAGAATTTATCGTTAAAATTTGGGATAGAAACCCTAAAAAAGATCTGTTCCAAGGCAATTTTACTGGTTGTTGTATTGCTGTTGGTGTTAAAGAACCGCCCCCTGGTGAATTACCAACCTTCCATCCCGAGACCATCTTTCAATATCTCATTGATAAAGGTATCAATGTTGCTGAAATAGTTGATCCTGGTACCAATGATCCTGTTGCTCAAACCTGGCTATTTGTCACCTTAGATCAAAACAAAAAACCCGTCTTAATTGCTGATAATTTTGAAGTAAACAAGAAATATCCTACTGGTCATAATGTTAATTATGCCATCGGAGAAGCAATGTTTCAGTTTTTAAGCAAATATGCCCAAGCCTGTAACATTGAAAAAGTAGGCTTAGGCCAAGTTGGAACTAATGATATTGACGATGATCATCTTCCTTCCTTTTCTCTGCCACCAATTAAAAAACTAGGAGGATATTTTTATGATAGAGAATATTATCTTGAAACATTAAAAGACACCTCAGTTTTGGCCATCAAACGAGAAGTCAGCAGTTAATTGATAAATGTTAATAACGAGATATACTAAAAATAGGTCATTTGCAATCAATTTTTTTTACCTCATATGCCTGAAAAAATACCTCGACAACCAATAAGAACACCTGAACAAGAAAAAGAGAGAGAAGAAAAAAGAAAGATTTTTTTAAGAGAAATCGAGAGAAAATACAATGTTCATGCAGTTAAGAATTTAAGTGAAGAAGAGCTAAAACAAATTCTGAAAATTGAGCAAGAGAGTTTTCCTGAAGAAATGCAGTCGGATTTGGAAGATCTTAAAGAAACTTTATTAAATAAAAAAGGAATTCAAATTATCGCTAGAGATGAAAAAGGAAAAATTGTTTCCTGTCTTTCTTCCAAACCACTCTCCGATGCCTACCGGGAGTTAAAAGATTATGATCCCGAACTTACTTCCAAAAAAAATGTTTTGTATGTGGAATCTATAGCGACATTTCCAGAAGTAAGAAATATCAGATTGTTTTTCGATCTTCTTAATACTTTAAAAAACGAAGCGAAAAAGAAAGGATTTAAAAAGATTGTTTGTCATGCACGAATTGAGAATGGTTTATCCGAATTTTTACAAAAAAGAGGTGCTAAAAAACTAAGAACTTTAGAGGATTGGCACGATTTTGGAGAACCATTTGATTATTTAGAGATAGAGATTTGATGATTGAATGATTAGCATTTGATTTAATAAAAAATAATGATAAAATCATTATAAGGTCGTTTAATTAATTAAATCATGAGTTTGATTACTATTATAGGGATTGTTATTTTTATTCTTATCGTTTTGGTTATTGGCATTTACAATAGTCTTGTTCGATTACGCAATCGGGTGAAAGAGGCGTGGTCAGATATTGAAGTTCAGTTGAAACGCCGTTACGATTTAATTCCCAATATCATTGAGACGGTGAAAGGTTATGCTGCGCATGAAAAACAAGTTTTTGAAAATGTGACAACGGCGCGCGCTCAAGCGATTAGTGCGCAGGGCTTGCAAAAGAAAGCCGAAAGTGAGGAAATGTTAAGCAATACCCTGAAAACTTTATTTGCGGTGGCTGAAAACTACCCGGAATTAAAAGCAAATGCGAACTTTTTAGATTTACAAAGAGAATTGGCTGATACGGAGAATAAAATTCAAGCCGCGCGCAGATTCTATAATAATTGCGTTTTGGCTTTAAATACCAAAATCGAAGTTTTTCCTTCTAATATTATTGCCAAAATTTTCAACTTTAAAAAAGAAGAATTTTTTGCTTTAGAAAATGTGAGCGAGAAAGAACCGGTGAAAGTGCAATTTTAGTTTCGGCATTATAAAAGTTTATGGTTCAGACGCTGTATTCGTTTAAAGAGTCCAACGTTAAAAAAACCTGGCTGTTAATGGGTTTGTTTCTGGTTTTTATTGTTGCTATTGGTTGGTTTATCAGTTATTATTTCAAAACGCCAGTAATTTTTTATTACGCGCTGATTTTTGCTTTGGTTTTAAATTTTATAAGTTATTGGGTCTCGGATAAGATCGTGTTAATATTTACTCATGCTAAACCTCTTGAATTTAAAGACAATCCCGAACTGTATCGGATAGTAGAAAATTTATGCATTACAGCTGGTTTGCCAATGCCCAAAATTTATATTTTACCAGAAAAAGCTCCAAACGCTTTTGCGACTGGTCGAAATGCTAACAATGCGGTGATTGCTATTACCGAAGGTTTATTAAAAAAATTGGATCGAAGCGAATTAGAAGGCGTCATTGCTCATGAATTATCTCATATCGGCAATCGCGATATTCTTCTTCAAACGGTGGTGGTAGTGTTGGTGGGATTGGTTGTTATTCTTTCAGATATTTTTTTGCGGGCTAGTTTTTGGGGAGGCTTTGGAGAGAAACGCTCTTCTCGAAGAGAAGGGGACCAGTTGATTGGTTTATTGACAATAGCGGGTGTAATTTTTATTATTTTATCACCGCTTATTGCTCGATTGATTCAATTTGCCATTTCCCGGAAGAGAGAATTTTTGGCGGATGCATCGGCTGCTTTGTTGACGCGCTATCCTGAAGGATTAGCTTCGGCTTTAGAGAAGATAGCAAACGATTCAACACCGATGCGACATTATTCTAATGCCACCGCTCATTTATATATTGCCAATCCCGCCATTAAAAAAAATCAATCTGTTTCGTGGTTGGTTAAACTTTTCTCCACTCATCCGCCAATAGAGGAGAGAATTAAATTATTAAGAGAGATGTCAGTTTAAAAAATAAAAAATGGAAGGGTGCCGGAGTGGTTTAACGGGACGGCCTGGAGAGCCGTGTCGCTGATGAAGCGACTCGTGGGTTCGAATCCCACCCCTTCCGCTAGCTTAAACCGTTAAAACAGCACAAAAAAATTAAAAAAGCTAAAATAGGTGAAATGAAGTGTTATGACCGGTGATTATGTTATCAAAAATTAAAAAATAAATGGTCGTTTTAAAATATAAATTATGCTCTCTCAAATTCCTATCAATTTAGAGAAAATTAAAAAAGAGGATGTAGATAAAGAAATTTTAAGAGTAGGAATGATAGCTGAATTAGATGCCATCAATCTTTACGAGCAATTAGCAGCAATCACAGAAAATGAGGATATTAAGAAAGTTCTTTTAGATATAGCCAAAGAAGAAAAAACCCATGTAGGAGAATTTCAGACTTTATTATTTGAGCAGGATTTAGAACAAAAAGAGGAATTAGAAAAAGGCAAAGAAGAAGTTGAAGAATTAATAGAGTAAAGGAAAAAATGCGTTTATGGTCTTTACATCCAAAATACTTAGATACCAAAGGTCTTTTAGCCACTTGGAGAGAAGGCTTATTAGCTAAAAAGGTGCTTCAAGGAAAAACAAAAGGTTATCAAAACCATCCTCAATTAATAAGATTCAAGAACCAGAAAAATCCCTTAACTGCTATTAATGCCTATCTCTATCAAATTTTTTTGGAAGCAAAGAAAAGAGAGTATAACTTTAATAAAAAGAAAATAGAGCCAATAATATTAAAAGAAAAAATCTCTGTTAATTCAAGTCAAGTGAGTTATGAGTTTTTGCATCTTCTAAAAAAAATAAAAATCAGAGATAAACAAACCTATAATAAGATAAAAGATCTTAGAAAAATAGAGATTAATCCTGTTTTCAAGTTGAAGAGAGGGGAAAGGGAAGATTGGGAAAAAATTAAAGAGAAATAGCTTTTTTCTCAATAAATTCTGTGTTCACCCTTGTTCCATTTATAACTTCAATTTACATAAAAAGGGGGTCAATGTGACTCCCCTTTTTTATCTACTTTTAGGTCGCTATTTCAGCCTTGTTTTGATCCGATAGCTTAACAAAACTCCTAAATGTGGTAAAATAATAATATGTCAAAAACATTTACTATTCACGATTTGCCGCAAAACGAGAGAGCAAATTAAAAAGGTTAGAAATTGATAATCATCAAAAATAAACCTTATTTAAAAAGAAAAAAATTGTGATAAAATGGAAATATGACAAAAGAGCAAAAATTTTATAAAGCCCTGCAAGATGTATTTATCGGAGCTAAGGTTGAAGGTAAAGGCGGTTTTGTTAATTTGATGAGGATAAAATCAAATTACTACCGCAAAATTGAGGAATTACTAAAACAAGATATTGAAAACGCTCTTCAGCAATACCCAGCTTTTAGAGACGAACTTTTTGAGAAGCTCTATTCATTTTTTAGCCGTTATTTTACGGAAAGCGGCTCAATCTATTTCAATTCAACGCCTTTTCATAACAACATCTACGAAAAAGTTTATACCGATGAAAAGGATGTCATTCTCTTCTGGAAAACGCAGATGCTCTACTATGTTAAAACTGACAGGATTTTCAGGAGTATGCCTGTTGAGTTTGATGGATTAAAATTTTACTTTGACGCTTCAAAGATAGAAAACAAAAAAGCCAACGAAAAACGCACACTGGTATTTGAATTAGATACTGTCAAAGAAGATGGAACCATTGTTTTTGGTGTTCAATACTCCGAAAAAGGTACGAAAACAAAAGAGGATGAGATATTAAAAGCAATAAAGAAAAAAGGTATTACTATCACTCAAGAGCAACTAGAGCGTGCTTTCAGGATTTTTGAAAAACAAAGCGAGGTTGATTTCTTCATTAACAAAAATGCCAAAGCATTTTTACAGGAGCAGTTTAAACTCTGGAGTTATCAATACTTCTGGGATGGGGCAAAAGAGTGGAGTGCGGAGAGAGTCAATCAGTTGCAAATCTTAAAAGATATTGCTTTCAAGATTATTGATTTTATTTCCCAATTTGAAGACGAGTTGGTAAAAATCTGGAACAAGCCGAAGTTTGTTAAAAACTCAAACTATGTGATTACGCTGGATAGAATAAAAAATACTAATCTAATTGAAAAAATTTTGGAGCATGAAAATATCAAGGAACAAATCAAGGAATGGCAGGATTTAGGCATTGTGGATGATAAGTTTACACCAAGCGATGTTTTTGAAACTGATTTAACAGGCAAGCATTTAGCTAAGAAATACGAGCACCTTCCCATTGATACCAAGTATTTCAAGGATTTAGAGCTTGAGATTTTGGCTTTGTTTGATGATTTGGACAAATCTTTAGATGGCTGGCTGATAAAGAGCGAAAACTATCAGGCATTAAATACAATCCTGCCGAAATTCAAAGAAAAAGTGCAGATGATTTATATTGACCCGCCGTTTAATTTAGATTCTTCTGACCAATTTCTATACCGCACCAACTACAAAGATGCCAACTGGGCAACACTGCTTGAAAACCGTTTGCGAATTGCCAAAGATTGGCTGAATGAAAAAGGAAGCATTTTTGTAAGATGTGATTACAATGGAAACTGGATTGTGAGATGTTTGATGGATGAGATTTTTGGGAAGGAAAATTTTAGGAATGAGATTGATATTAAGAGAAATCAAGCATTACCAAAAACTGGAGATGTAAATCTGATTGAAGAAACAGAAAATTTATTTGTTTATGGTTTTGGTAATTTTATTTTTAAGAATCAATTGGTGGATAGAGAAGATTCTTATTGGGGAGATTTAGGAACTAGACCATCGGATAAAAAAGTAAATCCTTCGAGATTTGTTGATGGAATTGAATTTAAACCTCCTGAATATAGAAGGTGGTCATATTCACAAGAGAATTTAGATGAAATGTATAAAAACAAGAGATTGAAAATTGAAAACGGGAAATTGAAAATTTTAATTGATAAAAAAAGAATTGGGACTAATTGGACTGATATACCGGGATATTCTACTACTCCTATTTGGGGTTTTTCTACCGAAAACTCTGATAAATTATTAGCAAGAGTTATTGATATGTCTACTAATAAAGGCGATTTACTTATGGACTTTTTTCTTGGCTCAGGCACGACTACAGCCGTAGCACACAAACTTGGCAGAAAATGGATTGGCGTTGAGATGGGAGAACATTTTTATACGGTAGTTTTACCAAGAATGAAAAAAGTTCTGGCTTATGATAAATCCGGCATCTCAAAAGAGGTAAAGGATTATCAAGGTGGCGGCTTCTTCAAGTATTACGAGCTTGAGCAGTACGAAGAAGCGCTGGCAAATTGTAAATACGAAGATGGAGGTTTGTTTAACGCACCGGGCAGAAGTCCGTATCAGGAATATGTCTTTGGTAGAGATTTCAAGTTATTAGAGACAAAGGATGGTAAAGAGGTCTTAAAAATTGATTATGAGAATAATAAGGTGAAAGTGGATTTAGACAAACTCTATTCGAATATAGACATTGCAGAAACCTTGTCCAACCTTACCGGCAAATGGATTAAAAAGATTTCCGATGCCGAAGTGGAATTTGAAGACGGAACAAAGGTCGATACAAAAAATTTAGATTATAAACTAATTAAGCCGTTAATTTGGTGGGAATATAATAAACCCTGATTTTTGATTGGATTGGAATACAATTGAACTTGACATTTTGATTGGATTGGAATACAATTGAAATAAGCATATGGCTACAAGAGAAAAAA
The DNA window shown above is from Patescibacteria group bacterium and carries:
- a CDS encoding M48 family metallopeptidase gives rise to the protein MVQTLYSFKESNVKKTWLLMGLFLVFIVAIGWFISYYFKTPVIFYYALIFALVLNFISYWVSDKIVLIFTHAKPLEFKDNPELYRIVENLCITAGLPMPKIYILPEKAPNAFATGRNANNAVIAITEGLLKKLDRSELEGVIAHELSHIGNRDILLQTVVVVLVGLVVILSDIFLRASFWGGFGEKRSSRREGDQLIGLLTIAGVIFIILSPLIARLIQFAISRKREFLADASAALLTRYPEGLASALEKIANDSTPMRHYSNATAHLYIANPAIKKNQSVSWLVKLFSTHPPIEERIKLLREMSV
- a CDS encoding pyrimidine dimer DNA glycosylase/endonuclease V, giving the protein MRLWSLHPKYLDTKGLLATWREGLLAKKVLQGKTKGYQNHPQLIRFKNQKNPLTAINAYLYQIFLEAKKREYNFNKKKIEPIILKEKISVNSSQVSYEFLHLLKKIKIRDKQTYNKIKDLRKIEINPVFKLKRGEREDWEKIKEK
- a CDS encoding LemA family protein codes for the protein MSLITIIGIVIFILIVLVIGIYNSLVRLRNRVKEAWSDIEVQLKRRYDLIPNIIETVKGYAAHEKQVFENVTTARAQAISAQGLQKKAESEEMLSNTLKTLFAVAENYPELKANANFLDLQRELADTENKIQAARRFYNNCVLALNTKIEVFPSNIIAKIFNFKKEEFFALENVSEKEPVKVQF
- a CDS encoding site-specific DNA-methyltransferase; its protein translation is MTKEQKFYKALQDVFIGAKVEGKGGFVNLMRIKSNYYRKIEELLKQDIENALQQYPAFRDELFEKLYSFFSRYFTESGSIYFNSTPFHNNIYEKVYTDEKDVILFWKTQMLYYVKTDRIFRSMPVEFDGLKFYFDASKIENKKANEKRTLVFELDTVKEDGTIVFGVQYSEKGTKTKEDEILKAIKKKGITITQEQLERAFRIFEKQSEVDFFINKNAKAFLQEQFKLWSYQYFWDGAKEWSAERVNQLQILKDIAFKIIDFISQFEDELVKIWNKPKFVKNSNYVITLDRIKNTNLIEKILEHENIKEQIKEWQDLGIVDDKFTPSDVFETDLTGKHLAKKYEHLPIDTKYFKDLELEILALFDDLDKSLDGWLIKSENYQALNTILPKFKEKVQMIYIDPPFNLDSSDQFLYRTNYKDANWATLLENRLRIAKDWLNEKGSIFVRCDYNGNWIVRCLMDEIFGKENFRNEIDIKRNQALPKTGDVNLIEETENLFVYGFGNFIFKNQLVDREDSYWGDLGTRPSDKKVNPSRFVDGIEFKPPEYRRWSYSQENLDEMYKNKRLKIENGKLKILIDKKRIGTNWTDIPGYSTTPIWGFSTENSDKLLARVIDMSTNKGDLLMDFFLGSGTTTAVAHKLGRKWIGVEMGEHFYTVVLPRMKKVLAYDKSGISKEVKDYQGGGFFKYYELEQYEEALANCKYEDGGLFNAPGRSPYQEYVFGRDFKLLETKDGKEVLKIDYENNKVKVDLDKLYSNIDIAETLSNLTGKWIKKISDAEVEFEDGTKVDTKNLDYKLIKPLIWWEYNKP
- a CDS encoding rubrerythrin; translation: MLSQIPINLEKIKKEDVDKEILRVGMIAELDAINLYEQLAAITENEDIKKVLLDIAKEEKTHVGEFQTLLFEQDLEQKEELEKGKEEVEELIE
- a CDS encoding GNAT family N-acetyltransferase translates to MPEKIPRQPIRTPEQEKEREEKRKIFLREIERKYNVHAVKNLSEEELKQILKIEQESFPEEMQSDLEDLKETLLNKKGIQIIARDEKGKIVSCLSSKPLSDAYRELKDYDPELTSKKNVLYVESIATFPEVRNIRLFFDLLNTLKNEAKKKGFKKIVCHARIENGLSEFLQKRGAKKLRTLEDWHDFGEPFDYLEIEI
- a CDS encoding HEAT repeat domain-containing protein; its protein translation is SLGELAKISPEKFIPLYEKGIRDSDWEVTRATAESLGELAKISPEKFIPLYEKGIRDSDVDVRCATAESLGELAKIFDYNQEKRIRTVFLEKNKLSETDLNFFYQVIITLLKHNEELSKCIKDYLPRYLYLKKLANEVNEHIDETKRWQNPEEFFINHNLDIVNLFLIDPNLSTQLFKNHLIRGLSFTEAYLEVIHPILDNPSFIEPIKAYLQTNKNLDGYNFSDLLEIAAAYHTLKAPELFAQVFQSPSSNFEELKLTLNKNLLKKVAEDLNIKTEIKDQDLTQWKLKYIANLVTNQTLIKEKCDEEILEFTNAVLKSVFENRFQEFISALNQKDEIGREIAKHNQKVEQEFKKYNINWDNWLNFKEQLIMTVGTAKKQNQEALFNQFENRLQYWIDSITEPSLKRSLEKDLIQLKQKKKEFDPSKINLNDPHWLEQLLPTYTKSLNYLKNKNPNFELPNQTQEAFGHLLETIKSLTEQQQKEQTLKKEFIVKIWDRNPKKDLFQGNFTGCCIAVGVKEPPPGELPTFHPETIFQYLIDKGINVAEIVDPGTNDPVAQTWLFVTLDQNKKPVLIADNFEVNKKYPTGHNVNYAIGEAMFQFLSKYAQACNIEKVGLGQVGTNDIDDDHLPSFSLPPIKKLGGYFYDREYYLETLKDTSVLAIKREVSS